gccggagagtggtaacaaggagcacccccccccccccaaccccatcctccttgttacgagtcacagtttgtttccttgtgcaggagatcaaccggcaggcgatccagccagcgatcctcgagaggaagggattaacccttcttgacgagaccagtgtgttaaccctgcccggttaaccattgtttcatcagctttGTTTTAAAGTATGTgcgttaacacgacgcaacgtttgtttgtggttcaacgtttttatgcCATCTATTTTTCCCGCTTGATAGGTTCGTcgtaacgtgcgggtcctagatcgacttaattattattttctatgttttccGTTTCATTTTAATTTCTttgcattaacacgccgcaacttcaatGTTCGCGATTGCTGACGGTTATGTGACATTGGTGTTATTTGTCAtggttttacgccccgccgcaacgcgaggTGGATTAATTGAATGAAAGTTAATTCCTTGAAAAGAAAAGGCTCAAAGCCTCAACATTAAACAACCCCACCACGAAAAAGCAGGTCGGTGTTCCACGCCAAACAGTCGTGACGTGTCGTTGAACCACGCCCCAAATCACAACTACAacacataatcacacacaatAAAATGAACGAGTGTCTAATGGTACTCGATAATCGATAACACTAAACTTTTCTCAAGAAGCACTAGACCCTACATTTGAGCCCACTTACCAAAGCTTCTACAACCCCTCGTTAACCATAGGGTCACGATGAATATAGTACATGTAGTATACGGTTATCAATCATTTAACTTAATTATCTTACAAACTTTATTCTAAACTTACTTAAAACACAAAGTCGGTAGCATAGGCCATCGACATGCATGTGTCATTTCCTTTTTTCATACAATGCTTTGAGTAAAATACATTTAGGCCCCTTGCTTTTAGTTTTGTTAAATTGTGTTTTGAGTCCATTTCGACATTTCCTCTTTTCATCCATACTTTGAGTAAAATACATTTTGACCCTTTGCTTTTTAGTTTTGTTAAATTGCGTTTTGAGTCTCTTTCCTTTCCAAGTTAAACTTCAATTTTTCACCCATACTTTAAGTAAAATACATTTTGGCCATTTGCTTATAGTTTTGATAAATTATGTTTTTAGTCCATTTCCTTTCCAAGTTAAACTTCAATTACATTGCAATATTAGACCATTGAGGTTTAATCTCAAAAATTTATAATGTTTCAACTTTATCGTTGTACCGTATATCTATACATTTTTAGCTTATTGTTTTCTTTAATTAGTTTCGTTcgctaattttttttaaactaaacgTTTGGATTCAACCATACATTGAGTTGAACTGAATACGTCAAGACATGCGCTTTCATATGGTTTGCGCATGACATAGCGCTTAGACTAATCTGTTTGCAACGTGCCTACAACGCGTCGCCCGCGGGTTGTATTATGAATATTAAAATTtatgtgtcggtataaattcgagttggtatacgtttcgatgtaaacttttttggggaacaagtcaggtcaaatatattttgttttttgaTTGTTTTATTACGTTTCCAATTCTACGTTTCAACCCTACCGCAATACGTTAAGGGTATAATTTTTTCCGTCGATATGAATACCACTTTTGATTACACGTGTTAATTTTCCCTTGATACACATTTTATGCTTTTTTGTACGTTTTATATGTATGAGTCGGGTCACATATAAATACAATATACTTTACATTTTTATGCAGCTACTATGTTATTGAGTTAAATTGGATACGTCAAAATGTGCGTTTTCATATGTTTAACGCATTACATAATGTTTCGACTAATTTATTCGATGTTTGCAATGTACTTGCGCCGCAACGCGCACGGGTTTCCCACCGGCTTTGCCTCCCTGCCCCCGTGctttcacgatgttgcaattttagccccttgactttggtatcttcaaagtttcataaaatgacaaatttagtccctaaacctTCTATTTTGGATTTCCAAATCCACAACCTCATCTTTCAAACTTTGCCAGCACCAACCCTCTACTTTGGTTTTCCACCATCACCCCTTAGCTCTTACACAGTTCCGCCACCAACCTTCTTCTTTTACATTTCCAACAACACCCCCttatcttttacacatttccgccaCCACCCCTGTACTTTTACACTTTgtcttttttaaattttgtttttttaccTCTTGCACTGTTACTCCAGTTTTACACCcgtcaaattttaaaaaaaaaaattgcaatcGTAACCCCTAGACTACAACTCTTACTTTGCAAATGCCAATACATAATGTTTTTCAAAATGTCTTTGACATTGTTTTGTGCACTTTGTGTCTACCTTTATGATTTACACTTTTTTGTAATTGTCTTTTACACACTGCGCTTTACGAATCGTGTTTTGTCTTACTATATGTTTCCATCCGTCAcgcgccgccgcaacgcgcaaAATCCTAGTTATATATTAAATATCAATATTATCACTATATTTTATAACCAGAGAAGAAGTATTTTGAGTGACTGATACGCCACAAACTAAGATTCCATAAAATAATACAATTACAAACACATAACACCGACCACACCTACTACATCAAACCACACAAAACatcaaactaaactaaactaatcTTTTATTATTCCCGATCCCCTAAACACTCTATTAGTGACAGAATATCACTTTCAACTCACGTGGCGACATACACTCATGCATTAACGACGGACTATCATGCGCGTACGTAAACGTCGCCGGACACGCGCTCTTAAAAAAACCAGACCACTTCGACGGTTTACACGTCTGCACGTTGTTAAAATGCCCTCTGCAACAAAACTCATCAGTGTTAAACGCCTCACACCCGCTCTTACACGCGACCACGCGCCCATCCGCGTGTTTCTGCAACGACCACGGGCACGTGGCTAGCAGATCCGCTTTACATCCGACCACAGGGCACGTGCCTTTGCCTTCGTGAGGGGTGACCGTCATGGGAATGTTGAACCCGTCGACGAGGCTAACGGCGTACGAGGATTGGTCGAGGTGGCTGTGGTGGAGGCTGAACTGGGCTAAGGTTGCCGGAGCGGCGCCGCCGAGGCCGTTGCATTCGAGTTTGTTGCCGCAGTCGCCGGTGGCGCAAGTGAACCGGTTGTTGATGTGTTTGCAGCCGGTTCGGGCCCAGATTCGGCCGGACCAGTGGGCGGTGGGGGCGGGGAAGGAGCGGTGGGAAAGAGGGTTGAGGGCGAAGCCGCCGCGTTCGAGGACAGGGTGGCCGGAGTTGGGTTGGATGGCGGGCCAGATGGGGTAGCGGCAGTTGTTTACGATGGTGAGGATCATGGAGGCGGAGGAGAGGGGTAGGAGGAGGAGCAGAGAGAGGgtgagggaggagagagagagagccaTGGTGGTTCTACGGTGGTGAGCTGGTGGTGTGGTTGGTGTAGATATTGTGGTTGTATATATAGGCGTGGAGACTGGAGAGTGTAGTGACCTATTCACTGTTTTGAATATTAATTTATTTTGGCTCTCAAAATAAATACCATAAATTCTTATTTTCACATCATATATGGATATTACCAGTATAACTTATTGTTGCACAACAAAAATGATGTGTGTTTTTTTGTCGTCATGTATCCTAGCCATATAACATTACACGACACGTATAGAATGTTATATAGCCCAAACCTTATAtaatcagtggcgaagcttgagatttccaacCGTGGGTCGAAagcgtatatacccaaaaatttatatacgaaAAACTACATATTCTTCACTACTGAGTGAAAAGTTCAAGAGGTCGGCCGCTCCCTTTCGCCCCCACTGTGCTACGCCCCTGTATATAATGTTATACAACATGGTATTTTTTCTATCTATACaagtcgtataacattatacgacaAATATTGTCATTTAAGTTTATTCTAATACGGGGTGGATaacctttatttatttatttttttgtttaggAAAGATAAAAGGCAGATGAAAATTTGTTAAAGAAAGGTAAAAGGAGATGAAAAAGAGTGTAAACAGTATGCGTATGCCTGCTACTCTGGCCCACCTCTCATGGACCTTGCAGGTCTCGAGGTTCTCATGGTGTACGAAATCTCCATAATATTATACTGAAGTTATAAACAAGTAAAACTGTAATTTAAGTTTTTAAAACTATGAAAATACTAAAAGATGTAAGAAGACAATAATATTAACAAATATGATACTTTTAGGTTAGGTTGTGTGTTATGGTTTCAAGCTTCCTATGTCACATCACTAAGTTGGGCGTGAAATATTATTCCAATGAGTCGTGAATGGGCTTGCGGTGAGTGGTTTGACGGACGTGATTGTGGACTCCATGCCAGAGCCAATACAAAATTTCCATGTGGGTGGGTATGTGTGAAACGAGACGAAAGCATAACACATAGACTTATgcgtttaatttttttaaataataaacaatatATAAGTGAACAACCACTCAAGTAAACATTATATAGTACGTGATCTATAAATACCTTGATATTACATATGGATAGAAAGGAAAGCAAAGTGTAGGATTTCATGTTACAAAGAAAACAATGTGGAATGGGAAGCCTAGAGCCCTAGGTTAAAGAGTGTACGTAACTCATAACTAGAGATGGATTGTGATTGACCAAAGTAACCTTCTTAGACCATCCGTAATGGGGCACATTCTCCCATAACGTCCCATAGCGTCCATGAATACCATTACGGAGGGCGCTATGAATGAGAAAATTTCAATCCTCGCGAACACCATCACGGCGTGACCCATTCTTCaccactcacacacacacacacacacacacacacacacacacacacacacacacacacacacacatatatatatatatagggtaaggatagtgtaaaaagggcctaaagtgtgagaagtgtaagaagtgtattataacactatatataatactatataacaccatataaacattgtataacaatatgtaacaccatataataccatataacattatgtaacactatatatcattatataacaaatataacactataggttgtctgataacatgtctatgatagatgtatagtgttatatttgttatataatgatatatagtgttacatagtgttatatagtattatatgttgttacatattgttatacggtgtttatatggtgttatatagtattatatatagtgttataatacacttcttacacttctcacactttgagcactttttacaggatcctctacctatatatatatatatatatatatatatatatatatatataggggaaggttcatttgagaagaaaatttagttgagaagaaaaagaacaaagggtacaattgtaaaacattaaatactttttcatttatctcatttattatcatctttGACTACTTAATTAGTCATCAAAACTATCATCCTTCACACCAATGTTTTTtgactacacacatcaaaagttacccTACACCTTTCGAAATTTGCCCTACACATGttgaaatttatcatacacaacctgtaatttatcatatacacattgtaatttatcctacactctaaattattttattttatttttttgaaaaatatatattttaaagataagttacaaattttaatatagttagctattaaagaggaatacTACTAATTAATGAACTTTGTAGgtttaccatattacccttatagtaacattaaacacttatattaaatgaagtaaaataaaggattcttattggttgaaattttttcttttttattcttataaaaagtttcttctcatttgaactttccaatatatatatatatatatatatatatatatatatatatatatatatatatatatataggattaggttcaaacgtgaacaaaatcccaagagtgaactgcgtgaactgatctgggcacTTGATtattatgatcttgagattaaagtgagtggcatgatggtaattatttggttaatttttttcatttaattaaatacaaaaagggtatatgtgtaatttgaatcttaaattgattgcataaatctctcacaaatcaagtaatcaattatcctcttaaattgattgcataaatctctcacaaatcaaatcaaggattaggaaagatgtaacttaattcaattattaaaataattatttgtttaaatgcgatgtacacatgtgtattctgattttgccctctttttaatgcgatgtacacatgtgtatatcgtctattttttgtgatatctcagaattttttttttttttgtattgaatgttgatgtacacctgtgaattactgtacacatatgtacgacg
This genomic stretch from Helianthus annuus cultivar XRQ/B chromosome 8, HanXRQr2.0-SUNRISE, whole genome shotgun sequence harbors:
- the LOC110912734 gene encoding osmotin-like protein, whose product is MALSLSSLTLSLLLLLPLSSASMILTIVNNCRYPIWPAIQPNSGHPVLERGGFALNPLSHRSFPAPTAHWSGRIWARTGCKHINNRFTCATGDCGNKLECNGLGGAAPATLAQFSLHHSHLDQSSYAVSLVDGFNIPMTVTPHEGKGTCPVVGCKADLLATCPWSLQKHADGRVVACKSGCEAFNTDEFCCRGHFNNVQTCKPSKWSGFFKSACPATFTYAHDSPSLMHECMSPRELKVIFCH